In Pedobacter sp. SL55, the following proteins share a genomic window:
- a CDS encoding SusE domain-containing protein: protein MKTTKYLYKTLLSFCFLLALSACKKEIKDIPKVQEKMELKVSSADIVLDENNLAKDIVTFTWAPARPQSDDHMVTYTTRLDVVGNNFGSSTAIMAYEDDGVYSKSFTSEQLQNWANEKWGIAANKSFTLEFRVVAEWEGGATFEAPEVRTIRVNVTPIKTVVFDADKVFLGGSAITGINRIEMPKTLENLNQYAYVLNLQPGNLEIPIEYNGATNYVVSSDATTALQDGTPVAIKIRENVFAWKIETAGEYRVVVNMQKATATIYSPAMALSPKVVNWNGDGAVPQTTTVTELWMHGAINSWGTPIKMNCQVSLADPQILVYTGGRVGKAKFIVYGGSDNSKNLAYAFSAPLSATGTAQELALTLGTVATLSGGSTSAQRNSYYTIPATTNVLIFDLRNNTILAEKR, encoded by the coding sequence ATGAAAACAACAAAATATTTATATAAAACCTTATTGTCTTTTTGCTTTTTGCTCGCCCTTTCGGCCTGTAAAAAAGAAATTAAAGACATTCCAAAGGTTCAAGAAAAAATGGAACTTAAAGTTTCATCGGCCGACATCGTGTTAGATGAGAATAACCTTGCTAAAGATATTGTAACTTTTACTTGGGCACCTGCAAGGCCTCAGTCTGATGATCACATGGTAACCTATACCACTAGACTAGACGTGGTAGGCAACAACTTTGGTTCATCTACCGCCATTATGGCTTATGAAGACGATGGCGTATACAGCAAAAGTTTTACATCAGAGCAATTACAAAATTGGGCAAACGAAAAATGGGGTATTGCAGCCAATAAGTCGTTTACTTTAGAGTTTAGAGTAGTAGCCGAATGGGAAGGTGGTGCAACTTTCGAAGCGCCAGAAGTACGAACCATTAGGGTAAATGTAACGCCTATCAAAACCGTAGTTTTCGATGCCGATAAGGTATTCTTGGGTGGCTCGGCAATTACGGGCATCAACAGAATTGAAATGCCTAAAACATTAGAGAATTTAAACCAATATGCTTACGTATTAAACTTGCAACCTGGTAATTTAGAAATCCCGATAGAATATAATGGTGCTACTAATTATGTGGTTTCTTCTGATGCGACTACAGCCTTGCAAGATGGTACTCCTGTAGCCATTAAAATTAGGGAAAATGTATTTGCTTGGAAAATTGAGACTGCCGGCGAGTACCGCGTAGTGGTAAACATGCAAAAAGCTACAGCTACTATTTATTCGCCAGCTATGGCGCTAAGCCCAAAAGTAGTAAACTGGAACGGAGATGGCGCCGTGCCACAAACCACTACCGTAACAGAACTATGGATGCACGGAGCTATTAACAGCTGGGGCACTCCAATAAAAATGAACTGCCAAGTAAGTTTGGCCGATCCACAGATTTTGGTTTACACAGGTGGCAGGGTAGGCAAAGCTAAATTTATTGTTTACGGTGGTAGCGATAACAGTAAAAACCTAGCTTATGCTTTTAGCGCTCCATTAAGTGCAACCGGAACGGCTCAAGAACTTGCACTCACTTTGGGTACTGTGGCAACACTATCGGGAGGTTCTACAAGTGCGCAGCGTAATTCTTACTATACCATTCCTGCTACAACCAACGTGCTGATATTCGATTTAAGAAACAACACCATTCTTGCTGAGAAGCGCTAA
- a CDS encoding RagB/SusD family nutrient uptake outer membrane protein, with amino-acid sequence MKNIINASLALIVIISLGGCKKFLEEDLKTELAPTNTYTSIYGFEVGSAGLYALTRSEYNTYGEGGAYIHNGAAPYEALQAATDIADVINSDASLMAFANLTLTPTERFVGTYWNWAYSLISSANLMLVYSEQNTNWDSPTDKVRFQAEARFFRAYAYRTLVYLYGDVPYTETILYDFQLDFTRTPKAEVIGHMVDDLKFAVDHLPTNPDQSGFKQGKLTKWAASHLLSEIYLLQGDYPAAEQAALAVINSGYYELMKTRFGVNKDKPGDVFSDLFLENNQNRTAANRESIWVLQFQFNVVGGGTNSDDWTRRAWIPNYSSISGFVLADTLGGRGLAQLVPMKWWTGTNRTNATGNVPGIFTSTDIRNSNYNIKRDWYYNNAADAALFGKRAPITEQTWFTTKTLFPAITKFFYGRAENLSLTGSYKDRMKFRLAETYLLLAEAYLGQNNPGKAADAVNEVRRRAGAGDVSAADMNMDFLLDERIRELVGEESRRFTLVRTKKYVDRVKQYNPAIAGKVTENHALWPIPQAIRDANTGAPFPQNPGYQ; translated from the coding sequence ATGAAAAATATTATTAATGCAAGTTTAGCGCTTATCGTAATCATCTCATTAGGCGGCTGTAAAAAGTTTTTAGAAGAAGATTTAAAAACAGAATTAGCACCCACCAATACCTACACCAGCATTTATGGTTTCGAAGTAGGTAGTGCTGGTCTTTATGCTTTAACTCGCTCAGAATACAATACTTACGGAGAAGGCGGTGCTTATATCCACAACGGAGCCGCTCCTTACGAAGCATTGCAGGCAGCAACAGATATTGCCGATGTAATTAATAGCGATGCCTCTCTAATGGCTTTTGCCAACCTTACGCTTACCCCAACAGAGCGTTTCGTAGGTACCTATTGGAATTGGGCGTATAGCTTAATCTCTTCGGCCAATTTAATGCTGGTATACTCAGAGCAGAATACCAACTGGGATTCGCCAACGGATAAAGTTCGTTTTCAAGCTGAGGCTCGTTTTTTCAGGGCTTATGCGTACCGTACATTGGTGTATTTATATGGCGATGTGCCTTACACAGAAACCATTTTGTACGATTTCCAACTTGACTTTACACGCACACCAAAAGCCGAAGTAATAGGGCACATGGTGGATGATTTAAAGTTTGCTGTAGATCACCTGCCAACCAACCCAGATCAGTCGGGCTTTAAACAAGGTAAACTTACTAAATGGGCTGCCAGTCATTTGCTTAGCGAAATTTATTTATTGCAAGGCGATTATCCTGCCGCAGAACAAGCTGCTTTGGCAGTAATTAACAGTGGTTATTACGAACTGATGAAAACCAGATTTGGCGTAAATAAAGATAAACCAGGCGATGTTTTTAGCGACTTATTTTTAGAAAACAACCAAAACAGAACAGCAGCCAACAGAGAAAGTATTTGGGTATTGCAATTTCAGTTTAACGTAGTGGGTGGTGGTACCAATTCAGACGATTGGACACGTAGAGCTTGGATACCTAATTACTCTTCTATTAGTGGTTTTGTTTTGGCAGATACTTTAGGCGGTAGAGGTTTAGCACAATTGGTGCCAATGAAATGGTGGACAGGTACAAACCGTACCAATGCCACTGGCAATGTACCTGGTATATTTACCAGTACAGATATCCGTAACTCAAATTATAACATTAAAAGAGATTGGTACTATAACAATGCAGCAGATGCAGCTTTGTTTGGCAAAAGAGCACCAATTACCGAACAAACTTGGTTCACTACTAAAACATTGTTTCCGGCAATTACCAAATTCTTTTACGGCCGTGCAGAGAACTTGAGTTTAACTGGCAGTTACAAAGACCGTATGAAATTTCGTTTGGCCGAAACTTATTTGCTACTGGCCGAGGCTTATTTGGGCCAAAACAATCCTGGAAAAGCTGCCGACGCCGTAAATGAAGTACGTAGAAGAGCTGGTGCTGGCGATGTGAGCGCAGCCGATATGAATATGGATTTCCTTTTAGATGAGCGCATTAGAGAATTGGTAGGAGAAGAAAGTAGAAGGTTTACGTTGGTGCGTACCAAAAAATATGTGGATAGGGTTAAACAATACAACCCAGCAATTGCGGGCAAAGTGACAGAAAATCATGCGTTGTGGCCAATTCCACAAGCTATTAGAGATGCCAATACAGGTGCTCCATTCCCTCAAAATCCGGGATATCAATAG
- a CDS encoding SusC/RagA family TonB-linked outer membrane protein, with protein sequence MIRALHIKLKSWLMILAIMLLATNYGYSQSTDPVKVKGKVTDEKGEVLVGVSVLVKGTPKGTSTDTEGNYTIEVPGNATLVFSYIGFDPQEFKVNPSGVINVKMSGDKVLNQVVVIGYGTAKKKDLTGGLAVVGKEQLSMVSTPNLMDRLVGQVAGFTITSGSAAPGADQSLLIRGENSLSAQNNPLIVLDGIPYSGSLVDLDPNNIENLTVLKDASAVAIYGSRGSNGVILIQTKRGQLGKASVSYRGQLGLAEPMQQIEVMGPNEYIRFQQDIGRLRQGYTGSLLDPIAGDIISVTERGNYANNITHDWQDYIFRRAVTMDHQLSVSGGTESTKYMASLAALDQDGVVYNSRLSRLNMTANLDQTFNKWLTIGVGMQFTQRSDGGVTPNIEHAIKQSPYGSYKDAAGNYVPEPMEYSLIANPMRNVNAVQDRINRNFFLSAYADVLLPVKGLSARSNFGYNYRSGFNGTYYGRNTFDGREQAGLAGGRAAISNSHYYDYTWENLLKYDRTFGDHRIDATGLFSIQQTQSITSSQSGEGFVTDDTEYFMMNTAARNVVNNSGLSETAMLSYMGRLNYSYKGKYLLTITGRTDGASNFARNNKYAFFPGGAVAWNIGEESFLKNNANWVDLLKLRVSYGANGNQAIPPYRSLDRLYSNVKYIWGDNGQPVNTAYLASDGVGNPNLKWETTYSANLGIDFQFFKNRIGGTIDAYIANTKDLLMIRTVPIMNGYSRVYDNIGATRNKGIEFTLNTVNIQSKDFKWNSTAIFSLNRDKIVELRGDGKDDIGNNWYIGKPLRVVFDYNMIGIWQTGENYSMQPGAAAGAAKLQDVNGDGVITTADRTVIGSRNPRYTASFANRLSYKNFYASALLTGVFGVWRDDHMANMGAWTFGITNYVHGANYWTPENPNATIVSPGYLNTQGHGYYKKVNYVQVKNITFGYRVPQSIAKKIGLSGIDVNASVNNLHTFSNIRQVLNYDNTWMASYPTARSYMFGLNVNF encoded by the coding sequence ATGATAAGAGCATTACACATTAAGCTTAAAAGCTGGTTGATGATTTTAGCCATCATGCTACTAGCAACAAATTACGGCTATTCACAAAGCACAGATCCGGTTAAAGTTAAAGGAAAAGTTACCGATGAAAAAGGAGAGGTGCTAGTTGGCGTTTCGGTACTTGTTAAAGGAACGCCCAAGGGTACTTCTACCGATACCGAAGGAAATTATACGATAGAAGTTCCTGGAAATGCAACCCTCGTATTCTCCTACATTGGTTTCGATCCGCAAGAATTCAAGGTCAATCCATCGGGAGTAATCAACGTAAAAATGAGTGGCGACAAAGTGCTTAACCAAGTAGTTGTAATAGGTTACGGTACCGCAAAAAAGAAAGATTTAACTGGAGGTTTGGCCGTAGTTGGCAAAGAGCAATTAAGTATGGTTTCTACACCAAATTTAATGGATCGTTTGGTAGGCCAGGTGGCGGGTTTTACCATTACTTCTGGGAGCGCAGCACCAGGGGCCGATCAATCATTACTTATTCGTGGAGAAAACTCACTGTCTGCTCAAAATAATCCCTTGATTGTTTTGGATGGAATTCCTTACAGTGGCTCATTAGTAGATCTTGATCCAAATAATATAGAAAACCTAACTGTATTGAAAGATGCTTCTGCGGTAGCTATTTACGGTTCTAGAGGTTCTAATGGTGTAATTTTGATACAAACAAAACGAGGGCAATTGGGAAAAGCTAGTGTGTCTTACCGCGGCCAACTTGGTTTAGCAGAGCCAATGCAACAGATAGAGGTAATGGGGCCTAACGAGTATATCCGTTTTCAGCAAGATATTGGCAGGTTAAGACAAGGCTATACAGGTTCTTTGTTAGATCCAATTGCTGGAGATATCATCAGCGTAACGGAACGTGGTAACTATGCCAATAACATTACCCATGATTGGCAAGATTATATTTTTAGACGTGCAGTTACCATGGATCATCAATTGAGCGTGTCTGGAGGTACAGAAAGCACCAAATATATGGCTTCTTTGGCGGCTTTAGATCAAGACGGGGTAGTGTATAATTCACGTTTGTCTCGTTTAAATATGACCGCTAATCTAGATCAAACTTTTAACAAGTGGTTAACTATTGGTGTGGGTATGCAGTTTACGCAACGAAGTGATGGCGGCGTTACACCAAATATAGAGCATGCCATTAAACAAAGTCCTTATGGTAGCTATAAAGATGCCGCTGGCAATTATGTGCCAGAACCCATGGAGTATTCGTTGATTGCCAATCCTATGCGTAACGTTAATGCCGTACAAGATAGGATAAATAGAAACTTTTTCCTTTCCGCGTATGCAGATGTACTGCTTCCAGTTAAAGGTTTGTCTGCTAGATCAAATTTTGGATATAACTACAGAAGCGGTTTTAATGGTACCTATTATGGCCGTAACACTTTTGATGGAAGGGAACAAGCTGGACTAGCAGGAGGCAGGGCAGCTATTAGCAATTCGCATTATTACGATTATACATGGGAAAACCTCTTAAAATACGATAGGACATTTGGCGATCATCGCATTGATGCCACTGGCTTATTCAGTATACAACAAACTCAAAGTATCACTTCATCACAAAGTGGCGAAGGTTTTGTGACTGATGATACCGAATATTTTATGATGAATACTGCAGCTAGAAATGTGGTAAATAATTCGGGACTATCTGAAACAGCGATGCTTTCTTATATGGGCCGTTTAAATTACAGTTATAAAGGCAAGTATTTACTTACCATAACGGGTCGTACTGATGGGGCTTCTAATTTTGCAAGAAATAATAAGTACGCATTTTTTCCTGGAGGTGCTGTTGCTTGGAATATTGGAGAAGAAAGTTTCTTGAAGAACAACGCAAATTGGGTAGATCTTTTGAAATTACGTGTGTCTTACGGGGCTAATGGAAACCAAGCAATACCTCCTTACCGATCGTTAGATCGTTTGTACTCTAACGTGAAGTACATTTGGGGCGATAACGGACAGCCCGTAAACACAGCATATTTGGCTAGCGATGGTGTGGGTAACCCAAATCTTAAATGGGAAACCACGTACTCCGCCAATTTGGGTATAGATTTCCAATTTTTTAAAAATAGGATAGGCGGTACCATAGATGCGTACATAGCCAATACAAAAGATTTATTGATGATCCGCACGGTACCCATCATGAACGGTTATAGCAGAGTTTATGATAACATTGGTGCTACCAGAAACAAAGGGATAGAATTTACTTTAAATACAGTTAATATTCAAAGTAAAGATTTCAAATGGAACTCAACAGCTATTTTTTCACTAAACCGAGATAAAATTGTAGAACTAAGAGGGGATGGAAAAGATGATATTGGTAACAACTGGTATATCGGAAAGCCTTTGAGAGTGGTTTTCGACTATAACATGATTGGTATTTGGCAAACTGGCGAAAATTACAGTATGCAACCTGGTGCTGCCGCTGGTGCAGCTAAATTGCAAGATGTAAATGGCGATGGAGTAATTACCACAGCTGATAGAACAGTTATCGGTTCTAGAAATCCACGCTATACCGCTTCTTTTGCCAATAGATTAAGTTATAAAAACTTTTATGCATCAGCCTTGTTAACCGGCGTTTTTGGCGTATGGCGAGATGATCACATGGCCAACATGGGTGCTTGGACTTTCGGAATTACCAATTATGTACACGGCGCCAATTATTGGACACCAGAAAATCCTAATGCCACCATCGTATCTCCCGGTTATCTGAACACTCAGGGACATGGTTATTACAAAAAAGTGAATTACGTACAAGTTAAAAATATAACTTTTGGATATCGTGTTCCGCAAAGCATTGCTAAAAAAATAGGACTAAGCGGTATCGATGTTAATGCAAGCGTGAACAACCTCCACACTTTCTCCAATATCAGACAAGTACTTAACTACGATAACACTTGGATGGCATCATATCCAACCGCACGTTCTTATATGTTTGGCCTAAATGTAAACTTCTAA